In one window of Helianthus annuus cultivar XRQ/B chromosome 17, HanXRQr2.0-SUNRISE, whole genome shotgun sequence DNA:
- the LOC118488819 gene encoding protein FAR1-RELATED SEQUENCE 4-like — MFTGNTDLAIEQHAFAIYTNAVFAQVQKEIIKGKFLCYITNQTESSDSSLLIDVTHLDKRNNITNVYQVTYNTVDQSASCSCRNFTRIGYLCRHVFCVYRLKNVERIPPQYINDRWRRDALPKQVFSISSRYGVNPHAPSVMRNEILDLVTECVDVARTNEDSLAKLVDQLRDFKINVLSKQPLSTIQNESNECEMEEIVGQPINIPVEVANPEVARNKGCGTHTRISGPDEKAKAKSPKRPKQLRLCKRCGLYVDDHDSRNCVKVAAMKAAKAAAEQQRQTATGASPSD, encoded by the exons ATGTTCACTGGCAATACTGATTTAGCGATAGAACAGCACGCGTTTGCCATTTACACAAACGCTGTTTTTGCGCAAGTTCAAAAAGAGATAATTAAAGGGAAGTTTTTATGCTACATCACAAACCAAACCGAGTCCAGCGATTCCAGTCTTTTGATAGACGTCACTCATTTGGATAAAAGGAACAACATCACAAATGTCTATCag GTTACTTATAACACTGTAGACCAATCCGCCAGTTGCTCATGCAGGAATTTCACACGTATCGGATATTTGTGTCGCCATGTCTTTTGCGTCTATCGATTGAAAAATGTTGAAAGGATTCCACCCCAATACATAAACGATAGGTGGCGTCGAGATGCCCTCCCCAAACAGGTTTTTTCAATTTCCAGCCGATACGGAGTCAACCCACACGCACCGTCTGTTATGCGGAATGAAATCCTCGACCTCGTTACTGAATGCGTTGATGTGGCCAGAACCAATGAGGATTCGTTGGCAAAATTGGTTGACCAACTCAGGGATTTCAAGATCAATGTGCTTTCCAAGCAACCATTGTCTACAATTCAAAATGAATCAAACGAGTGTGAAATGGAAGAAATAGTTGGGCAGCCAATCAACATTCCAGTCGAAGTTGCTAATCCAGAAGTTGCACGCAATAAAGGATGTGGTACTCATACTCGCATTTCTGGGCCCGATGAGAAGGCAAAGGCAAAATCACCAAAACGTCCAAAGCAGCTTCGTTTATGCAAGCGTTGTGGTCTGTATGTCGACGACCATGACTCACGCAACTGCGTTAAGGTGGCTGCAATGAAAGCAGCAAAGGCAGCTGCTGAACAACAAAGGCAGACCGCCACTGGTGCCTCACCCTCTGATTAA
- the LOC110923954 gene encoding protein FAR1-RELATED SEQUENCE 5-like, which translates to MSLNRIGPMRAYRCLVALKGGHHNVNGTPVDFKNFSHQLRIFIGERDAQVFLERLRERFDNLPNFYFDYTVSNGKLSSVFWADEISKINYKAFGDVLAFDATYSTNRYKMVFVPFTGVDHHFQCVTFGAGLISTESIESYVWLLKAFLKAHGTQPTLVLSDQDPSMLQAVPMVFTESRHRLCMWHIMKKLPSKISADVLDNTDLRSCIHRLVWNVYIKPETFESRWNDLLQTFGLQDHSWLKDMYNIKHLWVPAYFRELPMCCLMNTTLRKL; encoded by the exons ATGAGTCTAAACCGTATCGGACCCATGAGAGCTTATAGATGTCTTGTAGCTTTAAAAGGAGGGCATCACAATGTCAATGGGACTCCGGTGGATTTTAAAAACTTTAGCCACCAGTTGCGAATTTTTATTGGTGAACGCGACGCACAAGTTTTCCTTGAACGCCTGCGTGAGCGCTTTGACAACCTACCCAACTTCTATTTTGATTACACTGTATCAAATGGAAAGTTGTCTTCTGTATTCTGGGCTGATGAGATTTCAAAGATAAACTACAAAGCTTTTGGCGATGTCCTCGCGTTTGACGCAACTTACAGCACTAACAG GTACAAGATGGTTTTTGTGCCATTCACGGGTGTGGATCATCATTTCCAATGTGTTACATTTGGGGCGGGTTTGATATCAACCGAGTCCATTGAATCTTATGTGTGGTTGCTTAAGGCTTTCTTGAAGGCACACGGTACTCAACCAACTCTCGTGCTGAGTGATCAAGACCCATCCATGCTACAAGCTGTTCCTATGGTCTTTACCGAATCACGACACCGTCTATGCATGTGGCATATAATGAAAAAACTACCCTCCAAG ATCTCTGCGGACGTTCTCGATAACACTGATCTTCGGTCCTGCATTCACCGGTTGGTTTGGAATGTTTATATCAAACCTGAAACGTTTGAGTCCCGCTGGAATGACCTCCTACAAACATTTGGACTTCAAGACCACAGCTGGTTGAAAGACATgtacaacatcaaacatctttgGGTACCAGCGTACTTCAGGGAACTGCCCATGTGTTGCTTAATGAATACCACATTGCGAAAGCTCTAA